Proteins encoded together in one Dermacentor variabilis isolate Ectoservices chromosome 2, ASM5094787v1, whole genome shotgun sequence window:
- the LOC142571721 gene encoding (3R)-3-hydroxyacyl-CoA dehydrogenase-like isoform X3 yields the protein MFHIHLQAADPMDVAPQAVDMFRRRLALVTGGGSGIGRAVCRLLAQRGARTVVGDVDLEAANATVALLQEPSDDAEHRALHIDVGCPRSVSKAFESFEGDRAEQLSIVVHCAGILLPPKSFLDVGVDEFDEIIRVNLRGTFLVTQAAARCMLRQKVTDGSIVNMSSIAARLTLPGAAAYSATKAAITNFTRSAAADLAGSGIRINAVAPCMTETPMVKAIGEAQRSEICAGIPMGRMAMPEEVAAVVAFLVGPDSAFVTGTTVDVSGGV from the exons atgttccacatccacctcCAAG CAGCTGACCCAATGGACGTGGCTCCTCAGGCAGTGGACATGTTCCGTAGACGTCTGGCGCTCGTGACTGGCGGAGGCAGTGGCATCGGGCGCGCTGTGTGCCGCCTGCTGGCCCAGAGAGGAGCCCGCACCGTGGTGGGAGATGTCGACCTGGAGGCAGCCAACGCCACGGTAGCGTTGCTTCAAG AGCCATCAGATGATGCTGAACACCGGGCCCTTCACATTGATGTTGGCTGTCCTCGCTCAGTGAGCAAAGCATTTGAGAGCTTCGAAGGCGACAGGGCAGAGCAACTGTCCATTGTCGTCCACTGTGCCGGTATACTGCTGCCCCCTAAGTCATTCCTGGACGTCGGCGTAGATGAATTTGACGAAATCATTAGAGTCAACCTTCGG GGTACCTTCTTGGTCACGCAAGCAGCGGCCCGCTGCATGCTGCGGCAAAAGGTGACCGACGGCAGCATCGTGAACATGTCCAGCATCGCAGCCAGGCTTACCCTGCCGGGCGCTGCGGCCTACTCTGCCACCAAGGCAGCCATCACGAACTTCACCAG ATCAGCAGCGGCGGACCTTGCCGGTAGCGGAATCCGCATCAATGCCGTGGCGCCGTGCATGACGGAAACGCCCATGGTCAAGGCGATCGGCGAGGCACAGCGTTCGGAGATCTGCGCAGGCATCCCGATGGGCCGGATGGCGATGCCCGAAGAAGTCGCCGCAGTGGTCGCTTTCCTCGTTGGCCCCGACAGCGCGTTCGTCACAGGTACCACCGTCGACGTCAGCGGTGGCGTCTAA